From Sodalis glossinidius str. 'morsitans', the proteins below share one genomic window:
- the hinT gene encoding purine nucleoside phosphoramidase, protein MAEENIFSKIIRREIPADILYQDDLVTAFRDISPKAPSHILIVTNVLIPTANDVTADDEAALGRLFTVAAKIALQEGIDEEGYRLIVNCNRHGGQEVYHLHMHLLGGKPLGPLVA, encoded by the coding sequence ATGGCCGAAGAAAACATTTTCAGTAAAATTATCCGCCGGGAAATTCCCGCTGATATTCTCTATCAGGACGATTTGGTTACCGCTTTTCGCGACATCAGCCCCAAGGCGCCCAGCCATATTTTGATTGTCACTAACGTACTCATCCCCACTGCCAATGATGTCACTGCCGACGATGAAGCAGCGCTGGGGCGCTTGTTCACCGTCGCGGCGAAAATCGCCCTACAAGAGGGCATCGACGAGGAGGGCTACCGGTTGATCGTGAATTGCAACCGTCACGGCGGCCAGGAAGTTTATCATTTGCATATGCATCTTTTGGGCGGTAAACCGCTTGGACCGCTGGTGGCCTGA
- a CDS encoding metal-dependent hydrolase, with protein sequence MFLVDSHCHLDGLDYQTLHRDVADVADKARARDVKLMLAVCTTLPGFHAMTAMIGRRDDVLFSCGIHPLNLDEPYDFAELRSLAAGECVVALGETGLDYYYQQDNKEQQAVFREHIRVGRALNKPVIVHTRSAREDTLAILREEQAHECGGVLHCFTEDRATAKALLDLGFYISFSGIVTFRNAEALREAARFVPLDRLLVETDSPYLAPVPYRGKENQPAYVRDVAEYMATLKGVSLTQLAAATTANFGRLFHVDMQPYLDAS encoded by the coding sequence ATGTTTCTAGTCGATTCCCACTGCCATCTTGATGGCCTGGATTACCAAACGCTGCACCGGGATGTGGCGGATGTCGCCGACAAGGCCCGCGCGCGCGATGTGAAGTTGATGCTGGCGGTATGTACTACGCTCCCCGGCTTCCATGCCATGACGGCAATGATAGGCCGCCGCGATGATGTGCTGTTTTCCTGCGGCATCCATCCCCTGAATCTCGATGAGCCTTACGATTTCGCCGAACTGCGGAGTCTGGCGGCGGGGGAGTGCGTGGTGGCGCTCGGTGAAACTGGCTTGGATTATTATTATCAGCAGGATAACAAGGAGCAGCAGGCTGTGTTCCGCGAACATATTCGCGTGGGGCGCGCGCTGAATAAGCCGGTAATCGTGCACACCCGCAGCGCGCGCGAAGACACGCTGGCCATTCTCCGTGAGGAGCAGGCCCATGAATGCGGCGGCGTATTGCACTGTTTCACTGAAGACCGCGCGACGGCCAAAGCGCTGTTGGACCTGGGCTTTTACATCTCGTTCTCCGGGATTGTCACTTTCCGCAATGCCGAGGCGCTGCGCGAGGCGGCGCGCTTTGTTCCTCTGGATCGGCTACTGGTGGAAACCGACTCTCCCTATCTGGCGCCGGTGCCTTACCGCGGCAAAGAGAATCAGCCGGCTTACGTGCGTGATGTGGCGGAGTATATGGCGACGCTGAAAGGGGTCTCCCTAACGCAGTTGGCGGCCGCTACCACCGCCAATTTCGGTCGTTTGTTCCACGTCGACATGCAGCCCTACCTCGATGCCAGCTGA
- a CDS encoding NAD(P)/FAD-dependent oxidoreductase — protein sequence MTTPLKNIVIIGGGAGGLELATSLGRKLGRRKRAKVTLVDRNHSHLWKPLLHEVATGSLDEGVDALSYMAHACNHAFQFQLGSMSDIDREQQQVLLDEIHDDQGTLLMPARRLDYDILVMALGSTSNDFCTAGVKEHCIFLDNPCQAQRFHNEMLNLFLKFSAQGDQGGKVNIAIVGGGATGVELSAELHNAVQQLHSYGFKRLDNQALNVTLVEAGERILPALPPRISAAAHQELTKLGVRVLTKTMVTSADAGGLHTKDGEYLQAELMVWAAGIKAPDFMRDIAGLETNRINQLVVEPTLQTTLDPAIFAIGDCASCAMPSGGVVPPRAQAAHQMASRAHGNILALLRGQPLKAYNYKDHGSLVSLSRFSTVGSLMGNLMRGSMMIEGRIARAVYISLYRMHQIALHGYIKTGLIMLVGRINRVIRPHLKLH from the coding sequence TTGACTACACCACTGAAGAACATTGTGATTATCGGCGGCGGCGCCGGCGGTTTGGAACTAGCGACCAGTCTGGGACGTAAGCTGGGACGGCGCAAACGAGCCAAGGTGACGCTTGTGGATCGCAATCATAGCCACCTTTGGAAACCGTTGCTGCATGAGGTGGCCACCGGCTCGCTGGATGAGGGGGTCGATGCCCTCAGCTATATGGCCCATGCCTGCAATCACGCTTTCCAGTTTCAGCTCGGCAGCATGAGCGACATTGATCGTGAGCAGCAACAAGTGCTGCTGGATGAAATCCACGACGATCAGGGAACGCTGTTGATGCCCGCCCGCCGGCTGGATTATGACATTTTGGTGATGGCGCTTGGGAGTACCTCGAATGATTTCTGTACGGCCGGCGTCAAAGAACATTGCATTTTCCTCGACAATCCGTGTCAGGCGCAGCGTTTCCATAATGAAATGCTTAATCTGTTTTTGAAATTTTCCGCTCAGGGCGACCAGGGAGGGAAAGTGAATATTGCCATTGTCGGCGGCGGCGCAACTGGTGTCGAATTATCGGCCGAGTTGCACAATGCGGTTCAGCAATTGCATAGCTATGGCTTCAAAAGACTCGACAATCAGGCATTGAACGTCACGCTGGTCGAGGCGGGCGAACGTATTTTGCCTGCTCTGCCGCCGCGGATCTCCGCCGCCGCGCATCAGGAGTTGACCAAGCTGGGCGTCAGAGTGTTGACCAAAACCATGGTCACCAGCGCCGATGCGGGCGGACTGCATACCAAGGATGGCGAATATCTTCAGGCCGAATTGATGGTCTGGGCCGCCGGCATCAAAGCACCGGATTTCATGAGGGATATCGCCGGTCTGGAAACCAATCGCATTAATCAACTGGTGGTTGAGCCGACGCTGCAGACCACGCTCGACCCGGCTATTTTTGCTATCGGCGATTGCGCGTCCTGCGCGATGCCTTCCGGCGGAGTGGTGCCGCCGCGTGCCCAGGCGGCGCATCAAATGGCCTCGCGCGCCCACGGTAACATTCTGGCGCTGTTGCGCGGGCAACCGTTGAAGGCCTATAACTACAAAGATCATGGTTCGCTGGTGTCGTTGTCACGTTTTAGCACCGTTGGCAGTCTGATGGGCAACCTGATGCGCGGTTCGATGATGATAGAAGGGCGCATTGCCCGCGCAGTTTACATTTCGCTCTATCGTATGCACCAAATTGCGCTGCATGGTTACATTAAAACCGGCCTGATTATGTTGGTGGGCAGAATCAACCGCGTGATCCGGCCCCACCTCAAACTGCATTAA
- a CDS encoding glycine zipper 2TM domain-containing protein has protein sequence MNKSLLAGVGIGIAAASGIAAVAGLDVFSSSPKYAQVVTASPINETIKTPRQECRTVTVTHRRPVQDENKIAGSVLGAVAGGVLGHQFGGGRGRDVATVAGALAGGYAGNQVQGNLQDRDTYTTNRQRCQTVYDKSQKLLGYDVTYKIGDQQGKIRMDHDPGTKIPLDHNGQLVLNDQA, from the coding sequence GTGAATAAATCATTATTGGCAGGCGTCGGCATCGGTATTGCCGCTGCGTCGGGTATCGCGGCGGTAGCGGGGCTGGACGTGTTTTCCTCCAGCCCGAAATACGCCCAGGTCGTCACGGCATCGCCCATCAATGAAACGATTAAAACGCCGCGTCAGGAGTGCCGTACGGTCACTGTGACCCACCGCCGCCCGGTGCAGGACGAGAACAAAATCGCCGGTTCGGTATTAGGCGCCGTGGCCGGCGGGGTCCTCGGCCATCAGTTCGGCGGCGGGCGGGGCAGGGATGTCGCAACTGTAGCCGGCGCGCTGGCGGGTGGCTATGCGGGCAATCAGGTCCAGGGCAACCTGCAGGATCGTGATACGTATACCACCAACCGCCAGCGTTGCCAGACGGTGTATGATAAATCGCAAAAACTGCTGGGCTATGACGTCACGTATAAAATTGGCGATCAGCAAGGCAAAATCCGCATGGACCATGATCCGGGCACGAAAATTCCCCTGGACCACAACGGTCAACTGGTGCTGAACGACCAGGCCTAA
- the lpoB gene encoding penicillin-binding protein activator LpoB, translating into MKKRALIVLAALVLASCTSRKPASPPAPIEPVPPPVTVSVQPPPPATSEPVPMPPKIKTIDWQASLSPLVQQMLAVEGINDGSVLLVNTMKNTTNGSVQTGKATAALTRLITDAGGKFQVVGANQLNAARQMLGLSADDSLESRSKAVGLARYLNAQYVLYSAAAGDVKQPTLDLQLMLVQTGEIIWSGNGVAQD; encoded by the coding sequence ATGAAAAAGAGAGCCTTAATCGTCCTCGCGGCGCTGGTACTGGCAAGCTGTACCTCCCGAAAGCCCGCGTCGCCGCCGGCGCCCATCGAACCCGTTCCGCCCCCGGTTACGGTTTCGGTACAGCCGCCACCGCCGGCCACTAGCGAACCGGTGCCCATGCCGCCAAAAATCAAGACCATAGACTGGCAGGCCAGCCTGTCGCCTTTGGTGCAGCAGATGCTGGCGGTAGAGGGAATCAACGACGGCAGCGTGCTGCTGGTCAACACCATGAAAAATACCACCAACGGCAGCGTGCAGACCGGTAAAGCCACGGCGGCGCTCACCCGCCTGATTACGGACGCCGGCGGGAAATTTCAGGTCGTCGGCGCTAACCAATTGAACGCGGCACGCCAGATGCTGGGACTTTCTGCGGACGACAGTCTGGAATCGCGCAGCAAAGCGGTGGGGCTGGCGCGCTATCTTAACGCGCAATATGTGCTTTATAGCGCCGCCGCCGGCGACGTGAAGCAGCCGACGCTCGATCTTCAACTGATGCTGGTGCAAACCGGCGAGATTATCTGGTCCGGTAACGGCGTTGCTCAGGATTGA
- a CDS encoding phosphotransferase, with product MLRIDAGLRLALAHCLPSALTEGIDPQLVSGLTGESWRLQGAGFDVLARGTSGQKTQLSVNRRREFRLLRGLNGSGLAPRPRGTRAGWLLADWLPGESLDDQDWWHALTVGTLAATLAALHQRRRSGYPLDLPARYARYWQSSDPARRSPAWLRLQRRFLHRRPPAILRQALLHMDVHQGNVLQQADGSLALIDWEYAGDGDVALELAAMFCGNRLPVAARERVLADYVRQMPGLAYCRLRWQVDAWIPWVNYLMLLWYETRWHQSGNRDFIALAAPLRRYFNLPD from the coding sequence TTGCTCAGGATTGATGCCGGCCTGCGGTTGGCGCTGGCGCATTGCCTGCCGTCCGCGCTGACGGAGGGGATCGATCCTCAGTTGGTCAGCGGCCTGACCGGCGAAAGCTGGCGGCTGCAGGGGGCCGGATTTGATGTGCTGGCGCGCGGCACCAGCGGGCAGAAAACGCAGCTGAGCGTCAATCGGCGTCGAGAGTTCCGCCTGTTGCGCGGTCTAAACGGCAGCGGTCTGGCGCCGCGTCCGCGGGGTACCCGCGCCGGCTGGCTGCTGGCGGACTGGCTGCCTGGCGAGTCCTTGGACGATCAAGACTGGTGGCACGCGCTGACGGTGGGCACCTTGGCGGCGACGCTGGCGGCGCTGCATCAACGCCGGCGCAGCGGCTATCCGTTAGATCTGCCGGCGCGCTATGCGCGTTATTGGCAGAGCAGCGATCCGGCACGTCGTTCGCCGGCCTGGTTGAGGTTGCAGCGGCGATTTTTACACCGGCGGCCGCCGGCGATCCTGCGTCAGGCGCTGTTGCATATGGATGTGCATCAAGGCAATGTGCTGCAGCAGGCGGACGGATCTTTGGCGCTGATCGACTGGGAGTATGCCGGCGATGGCGATGTGGCGTTGGAGCTGGCGGCAATGTTTTGCGGCAATAGGTTGCCGGTGGCAGCCCGTGAGCGGGTGCTGGCCGACTATGTGCGGCAAATGCCGGGTCTTGCTTACTGTCGTTTGCGTTGGCAGGTTGATGCCTGGATCCCCTGGGTCAATTATTTGATGCTGCTATGGTATGAGACGCGCTGGCACCAGAGCGGTAATCGCGATTTTATCGCCCTGGCGGCGCCGCTGCGCCGCTATTTTAATCTACCGGACTAA
- a CDS encoding YcfL family protein, with translation MRLAPWVVALSLLAGCSGSSGDPILIINNQQSLVMDPSVLSAGITAAPPSLTTDRGRLSAYSLLSNDHPAPVTVHYRFYWYDAQGLDVIPFAATRTLIVPPNGEARVQAVNGNPEAKHVRLYLSLQ, from the coding sequence ATGCGTTTAGCACCCTGGGTAGTGGCGCTATCGCTGCTCGCCGGCTGTAGCGGCAGCAGCGGCGATCCCATCCTGATCATCAATAACCAGCAATCGCTGGTAATGGATCCGTCGGTGCTCAGCGCCGGCATTACCGCCGCGCCACCGTCGCTTACTACCGATCGGGGGCGCCTTAGCGCCTATAGTCTCCTCAGTAATGATCATCCCGCGCCGGTCACCGTGCATTACCGTTTCTACTGGTACGATGCGCAGGGATTGGATGTTATTCCTTTCGCCGCCACGCGCACGCTTATCGTACCGCCTAACGGTGAAGCGCGAGTGCAAGCGGTGAATGGTAATCCGGAGGCGAAACACGTCCGTCTCTATTTGTCTTTGCAATAA